The following proteins come from a genomic window of Flavobacterium crocinum:
- a CDS encoding peptide MFS transporter: MGENQVKTAHPKGLWVLFGTEMWERFNFYGMRALLTLFLVNSLLMKEEEASLIYGGFLGLCYLTPMLGGFVADRYLGNRNCILLGGLLMAIGQFLLFTSGSIFDENQSLAKTVMYCGLGVIVFGNGFFKPNISSMVGSLYPKQEKTKLDTAFTIFYMGINIGAFLGQSICPLLGDVVDKGGVRDIHAFKWGFLAASGAMLLGTLLFYVLKNKYVVSPEGRPLGGLPSKNLADDFEEGEAQKANFSTKSLIGAGVAFVILGLFFHYVVGQNLIYTLIYSSGLALAGLIVSDSSLTKIERDRIYVIYIVSFFIIFFWAAFEQAGSSLTFIANNQTDRNFFGIWDMPPSMVQIFNGLFVVVLAVPFSVLWDYLRAKSKEPISPVKLAIGLVVITVSFFMIATQVSYIGTSGLLLVKWLILLYFLNTCAELCLSPIGLSLVGKLSPKRFASLLFGVFFLSNASGYALGGTLGSILPPTGDKYKAAEKVNIDLQSLLDNKIVANGAELFALAKLQIAKIDKDKAKEFNLDVEKKIETIAEIKSQKEIAKKKNVKFETNFTVKDTTFTAKELDIIKEQKVITVSYPKFAGFEIHNLYEFFMVFVVLTGIAAIILFALTPMLKKMMHGVR, translated from the coding sequence ATGGGAGAAAATCAAGTAAAAACTGCGCATCCAAAAGGGCTTTGGGTATTGTTTGGAACGGAGATGTGGGAGCGGTTCAATTTTTATGGAATGCGGGCTTTATTGACTTTATTTCTTGTAAATTCATTATTAATGAAAGAAGAAGAAGCTTCGTTAATTTACGGAGGTTTTCTTGGTCTTTGTTATTTAACTCCAATGCTTGGAGGTTTTGTAGCCGATCGTTATTTAGGAAACAGAAATTGTATCTTATTAGGAGGGTTATTAATGGCTATCGGGCAATTTTTATTGTTTACGAGCGGAAGTATTTTTGACGAGAATCAATCTTTAGCTAAAACTGTAATGTATTGCGGATTAGGTGTGATTGTTTTTGGTAATGGATTCTTTAAGCCGAATATTTCTAGTATGGTTGGAAGTTTGTATCCAAAACAAGAAAAAACAAAGTTAGATACTGCATTTACTATCTTCTACATGGGAATCAATATCGGTGCTTTTTTAGGACAATCTATTTGTCCTCTATTGGGAGATGTAGTTGATAAAGGTGGAGTTAGAGATATCCACGCTTTTAAATGGGGGTTTCTGGCGGCCTCAGGAGCAATGCTTTTAGGGACTTTGCTTTTTTATGTTTTAAAAAATAAATATGTAGTTTCTCCAGAAGGAAGGCCATTAGGAGGTTTGCCTTCTAAAAATTTAGCTGATGATTTTGAAGAGGGTGAAGCACAAAAAGCTAATTTCTCTACTAAATCATTAATAGGAGCTGGAGTTGCATTTGTTATTTTAGGTTTGTTTTTTCACTATGTAGTTGGACAAAATTTAATCTACACTTTGATTTATTCAAGTGGATTGGCTTTAGCGGGATTAATTGTCTCTGATTCGTCTTTAACTAAAATTGAAAGAGATAGGATTTATGTAATTTACATTGTTTCATTTTTTATTATATTCTTTTGGGCAGCTTTTGAACAAGCGGGCTCTTCGTTAACTTTTATTGCAAATAATCAAACAGATAGAAATTTTTTCGGAATTTGGGATATGCCTCCTTCGATGGTACAAATTTTTAATGGCCTTTTTGTTGTGGTATTAGCTGTTCCTTTCAGTGTATTGTGGGACTACTTAAGAGCGAAAAGTAAAGAACCTATATCGCCAGTAAAATTAGCAATTGGTTTAGTTGTTATTACGGTAAGTTTCTTTATGATCGCAACTCAGGTTTCTTACATTGGAACTTCTGGATTGTTATTGGTTAAATGGTTAATTTTATTGTATTTCTTAAATACATGTGCAGAATTATGTTTGTCTCCAATTGGTTTATCATTAGTTGGTAAATTGTCGCCAAAACGTTTTGCTTCTTTGTTATTTGGAGTTTTCTTTTTATCAAATGCTTCTGGTTATGCTTTAGGTGGAACTTTAGGGTCAATTTTGCCTCCAACTGGGGATAAATATAAAGCGGCAGAAAAAGTTAATATAGATTTACAGTCCTTATTAGATAATAAAATTGTTGCAAATGGGGCAGAATTATTTGCTTTAGCTAAACTGCAGATTGCTAAAATTGACAAGGATAAAGCAAAAGAATTTAATTTAGATGTAGAAAAAAAGATAGAAACTATAGCTGAAATTAAAAGTCAAAAAGAAATAGCTAAAAAGAAAAATGTAAAATTTGAAACAAATTTTACTGTAAAAGATACTACATTTACTGCAAAAGAATTGGATATTATAAAAGAACAAAAAGTTATAACAGTTTCTTATCCAAAGTTTGCTGGATTTGAGATTCATAACCTTTATGAGTTTTTTATGGTTTTCGTGGTTCTTACTGGTATTGCAGCAATTATATTATTTGCTTTGACTCCAATGTTGAAAAAAATGATGCACGGTGTTAGGTAA
- a CDS encoding S9 family peptidase, translating into MSTSKITVILLFLVATVFGQQKITIENIYSGAFRAKGMDELQSLKNTDQYTVLNVDRASRSMQIDLYDFATLKKVSNLIDTKNHAALSEGIDSYIFDASEKKILIACNTNQIFRHSFTADYYLYDIASKSLTKLFDFQIQEPTFSPDGTKIAYARENNLYVYDIASKKSTPITTDGKKNAVINGITDWVYEEEFAFVRAFDWSKDSKKVAYIRFDESQVPEFSMSMFHKDLYPTIETFKYPKAGEKNSEVSLHIYDVAAGATKKVDLSKYNDFYIARLQWTNDANVLSAQVLNRHQDNLDLLFVDGNTATAKVVLNEKDKAYVDVTDNLTFLKDNSFIWTSEKDGFNHIYLYDKTGKLKTQVTKGNWEVVSYYGFDEKTKTIFYQSTENGSINRDIYRVGLDGKNKTRLTTKVGTSAATFSPNFQYFITTFSSNLVPTTYTLNEAKTGKELQVIENNQALADKLKGYNLPAKEFFVLKTAKGNELNAWILKPKDFDPSKKYPVFMYQYSGPGSQQVNNDWNNSDDYWFLSLTQQGYIVACVDGRGTGYKGADFKKVTQKELGKYEVEDQIDAAKVIGSYPYVDASRIGIFGWSYGGFMASNCIFQGNDVFKMAIAVAPVTNWRFYDSVYTERYMQTPQENASGYDQNSPINHVDKLKGKFLLIHGSGDDNVHVQNSMQMMEALIQANKQFDSQIYPDKNHGIYGGATRIQLYNKMTNFIKQNL; encoded by the coding sequence ATGAGTACAAGTAAAATTACTGTAATACTTTTATTTCTGGTTGCGACTGTTTTTGGTCAACAAAAAATCACTATCGAAAATATTTATAGCGGGGCATTTCGTGCAAAAGGAATGGATGAATTGCAATCTTTGAAAAATACAGACCAATATACTGTATTGAATGTGGATAGAGCAAGCAGAAGCATGCAGATTGATTTATATGATTTTGCAACTTTAAAAAAGGTTTCTAATTTAATTGATACAAAAAATCACGCAGCGCTTTCAGAAGGAATTGACAGCTATATTTTTGATGCATCCGAAAAGAAAATTTTAATTGCATGCAATACCAATCAAATTTTCCGCCACTCATTTACTGCAGATTATTATTTGTATGACATCGCTTCAAAATCTTTGACAAAGCTTTTTGATTTTCAGATTCAGGAGCCAACTTTTTCTCCTGACGGAACAAAAATCGCTTACGCTAGAGAAAATAATTTATATGTGTATGATATAGCTTCAAAAAAATCTACTCCAATTACAACTGATGGTAAAAAGAATGCTGTAATAAACGGTATTACGGACTGGGTTTATGAAGAAGAATTTGCTTTTGTTCGTGCTTTTGACTGGAGCAAAGACAGTAAAAAAGTAGCCTATATTCGTTTTGACGAAAGTCAGGTTCCGGAGTTTTCAATGTCAATGTTTCATAAGGATTTGTATCCAACAATTGAGACTTTTAAATATCCTAAAGCAGGAGAGAAAAACTCAGAAGTTTCATTACATATCTATGATGTAGCGGCAGGAGCAACTAAAAAAGTCGATTTAAGTAAGTATAATGATTTCTACATTGCAAGATTACAATGGACAAATGATGCAAATGTACTTTCTGCACAGGTTTTAAACCGTCATCAGGATAATTTAGATTTATTATTTGTTGATGGAAATACAGCAACAGCAAAAGTAGTCTTAAATGAAAAAGACAAAGCTTATGTAGATGTAACAGATAATCTAACTTTCTTAAAAGACAATAGTTTTATCTGGACTAGCGAAAAAGATGGTTTCAATCATATTTATTTATATGATAAAACAGGAAAACTTAAAACTCAGGTTACAAAAGGAAACTGGGAAGTGGTTTCATACTACGGTTTCGACGAAAAAACAAAAACTATTTTCTATCAATCTACAGAAAATGGTTCTATCAACAGAGATATTTACAGAGTTGGTTTAGATGGAAAAAACAAAACCCGCTTAACTACAAAAGTTGGAACAAGCGCGGCAACTTTTAGTCCGAACTTCCAATATTTTATTACTACTTTCTCAAGTAATTTAGTTCCTACGACTTATACTTTAAATGAGGCTAAAACAGGAAAAGAGCTTCAGGTTATAGAAAACAATCAGGCACTTGCTGATAAATTGAAAGGATATAACTTACCGGCAAAAGAATTCTTCGTTTTAAAAACGGCAAAAGGAAACGAATTAAACGCGTGGATTTTAAAACCAAAAGATTTTGATCCTTCAAAAAAATATCCTGTTTTCATGTACCAATATTCTGGTCCGGGATCACAACAAGTAAACAACGACTGGAACAACTCTGATGATTATTGGTTCTTATCGCTTACACAACAAGGTTATATTGTAGCGTGTGTTGACGGAAGAGGAACTGGATACAAAGGAGCAGATTTCAAAAAAGTGACTCAAAAAGAATTAGGGAAATATGAGGTAGAAGATCAAATCGATGCGGCTAAAGTAATAGGTTCTTATCCTTATGTTGATGCTTCAAGAATTGGAATTTTCGGATGGAGTTATGGTGGTTTCATGGCTTCCAACTGTATCTTCCAAGGGAATGATGTTTTCAAAATGGCAATTGCTGTTGCGCCGGTAACCAACTGGAGATTCTATGATAGTGTTTACACAGAAAGATACATGCAGACACCACAGGAAAATGCAAGTGGTTACGATCAAAACTCACCAATAAACCATGTTGATAAATTAAAAGGCAAATTTTTATTGATTCACGGTTCAGGAGATGATAACGTTCATGTTCAGAATTCAATGCAGATGATGGAAGCTTTAATCCAGGCAAATAAACAATTTGATTCTCAAATTTATCCGGATAAAAATCACGGTATTTATGGCGGAGCTACAAGAATTCAGCTATATAATAAAATGACTAACTTTATCAAACAAAATCTATAA